In Bradyrhizobium sp. CCBAU 051011, the following are encoded in one genomic region:
- the topA gene encoding type I DNA topoisomerase — protein sequence MNIVIVESPAKAKTINKYLGASYEVLASFGHVRDLPAKNGSVDPEANFQMIWEVDPKAASRLNDIAKALKGADRLILATDPDREGEAISWHVLEVMKEKRALKDQKIERVVFNAITKQAVTDAMKAPRQIDGALVDAYMARRALDYLVGFTLSPVLWRKLPGARSAGRVQSVALRLVCDRELEIEKFVPREYWSLVATLTTPRGDSFEARLVGADGKKIQRLDIGSGAEAEDLKKAIEAANFTVSTVEAKPARRNPQAPFTTSTLQQEASRKLGFAPAHTMRIAQRLYEGIDIGGETTGLITYMRTDGVQIDGSAITQARKVIGEDYGKAYVPDAPRQYQTKAKNAQEAHEAIRPTDLARRPAEMRRRLDPDQAKLYELIWIRTIASQMESAELERTTVDIAAKAGSRVLELRASGQVIKFDGFLALYQEGRDDEEDEDSRRLPAMSEGEPLKRQDLAVTQHFTEPPPRFSEASLVKRMEELGIGRPSTYASILQVLKDRGYVKLEKKRLHGEDKGRVVVAFLENFFSRYVEYDFTAALEEQLDRISNNEISWQQVLQDFWAGFIGAVNDIKDLRVAEVLDVLDDMLGPHIYPPRADGGDVRQCPTCGTGKLNLKAGKFGAFVGCSNYPECRYTRPLAADSEASADRVLGKDPETDLDVTVKAGRFGPYIQLGEQKDYEEGEKPKRAGIPKNMSPSDMELELALKLLSLPREVGKHPETGEPITAGIGRFGPFVRHEKTYASLEAGDEVFDIGLNRAVTLIAEKIAKGPSGRRFGADPGKPLGEHPSLGGVAVKNGRYGAYVTAGGVNATIPSDKTPDTITLAEAIALIDERAAKGGGKPKRGTKKAAPKKAAKTATKAADPDAPKPAKKAAAKKAAAKPKSEAVSKARAPVASAAKTSAAKPATAPKTPAKKSAGKARG from the coding sequence ATGAATATCGTCATTGTGGAGTCGCCGGCGAAAGCCAAGACGATCAATAAGTATTTGGGCGCCTCCTACGAGGTTCTGGCCTCGTTCGGCCATGTCCGTGACCTCCCCGCCAAGAACGGTTCCGTCGACCCGGAAGCCAACTTTCAGATGATCTGGGAGGTGGACCCCAAGGCGGCGAGCCGACTCAACGACATCGCGAAAGCGCTGAAGGGTGCCGACCGCCTGATTCTCGCAACCGACCCTGATCGCGAGGGTGAAGCGATCTCCTGGCACGTGCTGGAGGTCATGAAAGAGAAGCGCGCGCTGAAAGATCAGAAGATCGAGCGCGTGGTGTTCAACGCCATTACCAAGCAGGCCGTGACTGACGCCATGAAGGCGCCGCGCCAGATCGACGGCGCGCTGGTCGACGCCTATATGGCGCGCCGCGCGCTGGACTATCTGGTCGGCTTCACGCTCTCGCCGGTGCTGTGGCGCAAGCTGCCGGGCGCGCGCTCGGCCGGCCGCGTGCAGTCGGTGGCGTTGCGATTGGTCTGCGACCGCGAACTCGAGATCGAAAAATTCGTCCCCCGCGAATACTGGTCGCTGGTCGCGACGCTGACCACGCCGCGCGGCGATAGCTTCGAAGCGCGCCTTGTCGGCGCCGACGGCAAGAAGATCCAACGGCTCGACATCGGCTCCGGCGCCGAAGCCGAAGACCTCAAGAAGGCGATCGAAGCCGCAAACTTCACGGTTTCGACGGTTGAGGCAAAGCCGGCCCGCCGCAATCCGCAAGCGCCCTTCACCACCTCGACGCTGCAGCAGGAAGCGAGCCGCAAGCTCGGCTTTGCGCCGGCGCACACCATGCGGATCGCGCAGCGGCTGTATGAAGGCATCGACATCGGCGGCGAGACCACCGGTCTCATCACCTATATGCGAACCGACGGCGTGCAGATCGACGGCTCCGCGATCACGCAGGCCCGCAAGGTGATCGGCGAGGATTACGGCAAGGCCTATGTGCCGGATGCGCCGCGCCAGTACCAGACCAAGGCCAAGAACGCGCAGGAAGCGCACGAAGCGATCCGCCCGACCGATCTGGCGCGCCGTCCCGCCGAGATGCGCCGCCGCCTCGATCCCGATCAGGCCAAGCTTTATGAGCTGATCTGGATCCGCACCATTGCGAGCCAGATGGAATCGGCCGAACTCGAACGCACCACCGTCGATATCGCGGCGAAAGCCGGCTCCCGCGTGCTGGAGCTGCGCGCTTCCGGCCAGGTCATCAAGTTCGACGGCTTCCTCGCGCTCTACCAGGAAGGCCGCGACGACGAGGAAGACGAGGATTCCCGCCGCCTCCCCGCCATGAGCGAAGGCGAGCCGTTGAAGCGGCAGGATCTTGCCGTCACGCAACACTTCACCGAGCCGCCGCCGCGCTTCTCCGAAGCGTCGCTGGTCAAGCGGATGGAAGAGCTCGGCATCGGCCGTCCCTCGACCTACGCCTCGATCCTGCAGGTGCTGAAAGATCGCGGCTACGTCAAGCTGGAGAAGAAGCGGCTGCACGGCGAGGACAAGGGCCGCGTCGTGGTCGCGTTTCTTGAAAACTTCTTCTCGCGCTACGTGGAGTATGACTTCACCGCGGCGCTGGAAGAACAGCTCGACCGCATCTCCAACAACGAGATTTCCTGGCAGCAGGTGTTGCAGGATTTCTGGGCCGGCTTCATCGGCGCGGTCAACGACATCAAGGATCTGCGCGTCGCCGAGGTGCTGGACGTGCTCGACGACATGCTGGGGCCGCACATCTATCCGCCACGCGCGGATGGCGGCGATGTCAGGCAGTGCCCGACCTGCGGCACCGGCAAGCTCAACCTGAAGGCCGGCAAGTTCGGCGCTTTTGTCGGCTGCTCGAACTATCCGGAATGCCGCTACACCCGCCCGCTGGCCGCCGATAGCGAAGCCAGCGCCGACCGCGTTCTGGGCAAGGATCCCGAAACTGACCTCGACGTGACGGTGAAGGCCGGACGTTTCGGCCCCTACATCCAGCTCGGCGAGCAGAAGGATTACGAAGAGGGCGAAAAGCCCAAGCGCGCCGGCATCCCGAAGAACATGTCGCCGAGCGACATGGAGCTCGAACTGGCTCTAAAACTGCTGTCGCTTCCGCGCGAAGTTGGAAAACATCCGGAAACCGGCGAGCCGATCACCGCAGGCATCGGCCGCTTCGGGCCGTTCGTGCGGCACGAAAAGACCTATGCCAGTCTCGAGGCCGGCGATGAGGTGTTCGACATCGGCCTCAATCGCGCGGTGACGCTGATCGCGGAAAAGATCGCAAAAGGCCCGAGCGGCCGCCGCTTCGGCGCCGATCCCGGCAAGCCGCTGGGCGAGCATCCGAGCCTGGGCGGCGTCGCCGTGAAGAACGGCCGCTACGGCGCCTATGTCACCGCCGGCGGCGTCAACGCCACGATCCCGAGCGACAAGACGCCCGACACGATCACGCTCGCCGAAGCCATTGCGCTGATCGACGAGCGCGCGGCCAAGGGCGGCGGCAAGCCGAAGCGCGGTACCAAGAAGGCCGCGCCGAAGAAGGCAGCCAAGACTGCTACCAAGGCTGCCGATCCCGACGCGCCAAAGCCTGCGAAGAAAGCGGCAGCGAAGAAAGCTGCGGCAAAGCCGAAATCGGAAGCCGTCAGCAAGGCGCGCGCACCAGTCGCATCCGCTGCCAAGACATCGGCGGCCAAGCCCGCCACTGCACCCAAAACGCCCGCGAAGAAAAGCGCGGGCAAGGCCCGGGGATAA
- the rnr gene encoding ribonuclease R — MKRKHDHGFPSRDAIVAFIRAHPGKIGTREIAREFGLKNADRAELKRILRELADDGTIAKRGRKIHETALLPPTVIADITGRDTDGELLAVPTEWDTEENGPAPKIRIHVPRRLQPGTAAGVGDRALLRIEKADDGEIAPYRGRIIKIIDQARTRLLGIFRKLPGGGGLLVPVDKKQAGRELNIAPADTGGAEDGDLVSVDLVRSRGYGLASGKVKERLGSLSSEKAISLIAIHAHEIPQAFSPSAAREAEDAQPATLKGREDWRELPLVTIDPPDAKDHDDAVHAAPDPDPNNKGGYIVHVAIADVAFYVRPGSALDRDGLTRGNSVYFPDRVVPMLPERISNNLCSLVPGEPRGALAVRLVIGPDGRKRSHSFHRVLMRSAAKLHYAQAQAAIDGRPDDTTGPLLEPILKPLYAAYALVKLARDERDPLDLDLPERKILLKPDGTVDRVIVPERLDAHRLIEEFMILANVAAAEMLEKKALPLIYRVHDEPTQEKVHNLQEFLKTLDLPFAKTGALRPALFNRVLGQVRGEDYEPLVNEVVLRSQAQAEYSAENYGHFGLNLRRYAHFTSPIRRYADLIVHRALIRALGLGEGALPESETLETLSEVAAQISLTERRAMKAERETADRLIAHFLADRIGATFQGRISGVTRAGLFVKLSDTGADGLIPIRTLGTEYFNYDETRHALVGSRSGAMHRLGDVVDVRLVEAAPVAGALRFELLSEGQVIPRGRKREGSKAQAKPSKSHPGRSPRDKVRKLHKGKSGKFKPGKSKKGKSWKR, encoded by the coding sequence GTGAAACGAAAACACGACCATGGCTTTCCGAGCCGGGACGCCATCGTTGCCTTTATTCGCGCCCATCCGGGCAAGATCGGCACGCGGGAAATTGCCCGCGAGTTCGGCCTGAAGAATGCCGATCGCGCCGAGCTGAAACGCATCCTGCGCGAGCTCGCCGACGACGGCACGATTGCGAAGCGCGGCCGGAAAATCCACGAGACGGCTCTCCTGCCCCCAACCGTGATCGCCGACATCACCGGCCGCGACACCGACGGCGAATTGCTCGCCGTTCCCACCGAATGGGATACCGAGGAAAACGGTCCCGCGCCGAAGATCCGCATCCACGTCCCGCGCCGCCTGCAACCGGGCACCGCTGCCGGTGTCGGCGACCGCGCCCTGTTGCGGATCGAAAAGGCTGATGATGGCGAAATCGCCCCCTATCGCGGCCGAATCATCAAGATCATCGATCAAGCCCGCACGCGCCTGCTCGGCATCTTCCGCAAGCTGCCTGGTGGCGGCGGCCTGCTCGTTCCCGTCGACAAGAAACAGGCCGGACGTGAATTGAACATCGCGCCAGCGGATACCGGCGGCGCCGAGGACGGCGACCTCGTCAGCGTCGATCTGGTTCGCTCGCGCGGCTATGGCCTTGCTTCCGGCAAGGTGAAGGAGCGGCTAGGCTCGCTGTCGAGCGAGAAGGCGATCAGCCTGATCGCGATCCATGCCCACGAGATTCCGCAAGCGTTCTCGCCGAGCGCGGCGCGCGAAGCCGAGGATGCGCAGCCTGCGACACTGAAGGGCCGCGAGGATTGGCGCGAGCTTCCGCTTGTCACCATCGATCCGCCCGACGCCAAAGACCACGACGACGCAGTGCATGCCGCGCCCGATCCCGATCCGAACAACAAGGGCGGCTACATCGTCCATGTCGCGATTGCCGACGTCGCCTTCTATGTGCGGCCGGGCTCGGCGCTGGATCGTGATGGGCTGACGCGCGGCAACTCGGTCTATTTCCCCGACCGCGTTGTGCCGATGCTACCCGAGCGCATCTCCAACAATCTCTGCTCGCTGGTGCCGGGCGAGCCGCGCGGCGCGCTTGCGGTGCGGCTGGTGATCGGCCCCGACGGCCGCAAGCGCTCGCACAGCTTTCATCGCGTGCTGATGCGTTCGGCCGCCAAGCTGCATTACGCGCAGGCGCAGGCCGCCATCGATGGCCGCCCCGACGATACCACCGGCCCGCTGCTGGAACCGATCCTGAAGCCGCTCTACGCAGCCTACGCGCTGGTGAAACTCGCGCGCGACGAGCGCGATCCGCTGGATCTCGATCTGCCCGAGCGAAAAATCCTGCTCAAGCCCGACGGCACCGTCGATCGCGTCATCGTGCCCGAGCGTCTCGACGCGCACCGGCTGATCGAGGAATTCATGATCCTCGCCAATGTCGCCGCCGCCGAAATGCTTGAAAAGAAGGCGTTGCCGCTTATCTATCGGGTGCACGACGAGCCGACCCAGGAGAAGGTTCATAACCTTCAGGAGTTCCTGAAGACACTCGACCTCCCGTTCGCGAAGACCGGTGCGTTGCGCCCTGCCCTGTTCAATCGCGTGCTGGGACAGGTCCGCGGCGAAGACTACGAACCGCTCGTCAACGAGGTGGTGCTGCGCTCGCAGGCGCAGGCGGAATATTCGGCGGAGAATTACGGCCATTTCGGCCTCAACCTGCGCCGTTACGCCCATTTCACTTCGCCGATCAGGCGATATGCGGATCTGATCGTGCATCGCGCGCTGATCCGCGCGCTTGGTCTCGGCGAAGGCGCGTTGCCGGAGAGCGAGACGCTGGAGACACTGAGCGAAGTCGCGGCGCAGATTTCGCTGACCGAACGCCGCGCGATGAAGGCGGAACGCGAGACCGCAGACCGGCTGATCGCGCATTTCCTCGCCGACCGCATCGGCGCAACGTTTCAGGGTCGTATTTCCGGCGTCACCCGCGCCGGCTTGTTCGTGAAGTTATCTGATACCGGCGCCGACGGGCTGATCCCGATCCGCACGCTCGGCACGGAGTATTTCAATTATGACGAGACGCGCCACGCGCTCGTCGGCTCACGCAGCGGTGCCATGCATCGGTTGGGTGACGTTGTCGACGTGCGTCTGGTAGAAGCTGCACCAGTGGCCGGCGCGTTGCGGTTCGAGCTGTTGTCGGAAGGCCAGGTCATTCCGCGCGGCAGAAAACGCGAGGGCTCTAAAGCACAGGCAAAGCCGTCGAAATCGCATCCGGGCCGCAGCCCGCGCGACAAGGTTCGAAAGCTCCACAAGGGCAAGTCCGGGAAATTCAAGCCCGGCAAATCGAAGAAAGGCAAGTCATGGAAACGGTGA
- a CDS encoding DUF983 domain-containing protein: METVSPTTWTRDPAHAEKRDLWTAMKRGFRCRCPRCGEGKMFRAFLKTANNCSVCGLDFSPHRADDLPAYLVIVIVGHIVVPAALWIETNYSPAVWLQLAIYLPITFISSLLLLQPVKGAVVGFQWALRMHGFDENAPSDIPPV; this comes from the coding sequence ATGGAAACGGTGAGTCCCACGACATGGACCCGGGATCCCGCACACGCCGAAAAGCGCGATCTCTGGACCGCGATGAAGCGCGGTTTCCGTTGCCGTTGTCCGCGCTGCGGCGAAGGCAAGATGTTTCGCGCCTTCCTGAAGACTGCCAACAATTGCTCGGTATGCGGGCTCGACTTCTCGCCGCACCGGGCTGACGATCTGCCGGCCTATCTCGTAATCGTCATCGTCGGCCACATCGTGGTACCGGCGGCGCTGTGGATCGAAACCAATTACTCACCCGCGGTGTGGCTGCAACTGGCAATCTATTTGCCGATCACTTTCATTTCGTCGCTGCTGCTGTTGCAGCCGGTCAAGGGCGCGGTGGTCGGTTTCCAATGGGCGCTGCGCATGCACGGCTTTGACGAGAATGCGCCCAGCGACATTCCCCCGGTCTAG
- a CDS encoding NUDIX domain-containing protein yields the protein MSDAATTVQEGKEADHHPYFRPKDAATLILIDRSGEKPKVLVGKRHDKVVFMPGKYVFPGGRVDKSDNRVPVAAPISAELEANLLKGSPKIAPSRARALAVAAIREACEETGLCLGCKVDKPVKLDGAWKPFAEAGLLPDPSGLFLIARAITPPGRVRRFDTRFFTADASAIAHRVEGVIHADAELVELVWVEIGSQPLADAHAMTKNVLAELDRRLATGPLRHDAPVPFFHFYGGKMQKDVLGV from the coding sequence ATGAGCGACGCTGCGACTACCGTACAGGAAGGAAAAGAAGCCGATCACCATCCTTACTTCCGGCCCAAGGATGCAGCGACCCTGATCCTGATCGACCGCTCCGGCGAGAAGCCCAAGGTGCTGGTCGGCAAGCGCCACGACAAGGTGGTGTTCATGCCGGGCAAGTATGTTTTCCCCGGTGGCCGTGTCGACAAGTCGGACAACCGGGTGCCGGTCGCCGCTCCGATTTCCGCGGAGCTTGAAGCCAATCTTCTCAAGGGCAGCCCGAAGATCGCGCCTTCCCGGGCGCGCGCGCTCGCGGTTGCCGCGATCCGCGAAGCCTGCGAGGAAACCGGCCTCTGTCTGGGATGCAAGGTCGACAAGCCCGTGAAGCTGGACGGCGCCTGGAAGCCGTTCGCGGAAGCCGGCCTGCTGCCCGATCCGTCAGGACTGTTCCTGATCGCGCGCGCGATCACCCCGCCCGGCCGCGTCCGCCGCTTCGATACGCGCTTCTTCACGGCGGATGCGTCAGCCATCGCGCACCGGGTCGAGGGCGTGATCCACGCCGATGCCGAATTGGTGGAGCTGGTCTGGGTCGAGATCGGCTCGCAGCCGCTCGCCGACGCGCATGCCATGACCAAGAACGTGCTCGCCGAACTCGACCGCCGCCTTGCCACCGGCCCCTTGCGCCACGACGCGCCGGTGCCGTTCTTCCATTTCTACGGCGGCAAGATGCAAAAGGATGTGCTGGGGGTGTAG
- a CDS encoding LLM class flavin-dependent oxidoreductase encodes MAQRQLKLGAFMRPVSIHTGAWRYPGAWPDANFNFPRIKQLIQKLEAGKFDAFFMADHLAVLNMPINALKRSHTVTSFEPFTLLSALAGATEHIGLIATGSTTFDEPYHVARRFASLDHISGGRAGWNIVTTSNPDAALNFGLDDHMEHAERYKRAREFYDVVTGLWDSFADDAFVRDVESGLYFDPEKMHVLNHKGKYLSVRGPLNIARPVQGWPLIVQAGASEDGKQLAAETAEAVFTGGGSLADGQKLYADIKGRMEKIGRDPEHLKILPGAFVVGGDSVEEAKEKRAKLDSMVHYDSAIASLSVQLGTDASGFDPDGQLPEIPETNASKSGRQRLVDAAARDKLTVRQLAQRVGGYGGLSFVGTPKTIADQMEDWLVSRGSDGFNIMFPFLPAGLDDFVDKVVPELQRRGIFRKEYEGKTLRENLGLPRPKNRFFEG; translated from the coding sequence ATGGCACAGCGGCAACTCAAGCTCGGCGCTTTCATGCGGCCGGTCTCCATCCATACCGGCGCGTGGCGCTATCCAGGCGCATGGCCCGACGCCAACTTCAATTTTCCGCGCATCAAGCAACTGATCCAGAAACTGGAAGCCGGCAAATTCGACGCCTTCTTCATGGCCGATCATCTCGCCGTGCTGAACATGCCGATCAATGCGCTCAAGCGCAGCCACACGGTCACCTCGTTCGAGCCGTTCACGCTGCTGTCGGCGCTGGCCGGCGCCACCGAACATATCGGCCTGATCGCGACGGGATCGACGACGTTCGACGAGCCCTATCATGTTGCCCGCCGCTTCGCCTCGCTCGATCACATCTCGGGCGGACGCGCGGGGTGGAATATCGTCACCACCTCCAATCCGGACGCGGCGCTGAATTTCGGGCTCGACGACCACATGGAGCACGCCGAACGCTACAAGCGGGCGCGCGAGTTCTATGACGTGGTTACCGGTCTCTGGGATTCCTTTGCCGACGACGCCTTCGTGCGCGACGTCGAGAGCGGGCTCTATTTCGATCCCGAAAAGATGCACGTGCTCAATCACAAGGGAAAATATCTCTCCGTGCGTGGGCCGCTCAACATCGCCCGGCCCGTGCAGGGCTGGCCGCTGATCGTGCAGGCCGGCGCGTCCGAAGACGGCAAGCAGCTCGCAGCGGAAACGGCCGAAGCCGTGTTCACCGGCGGCGGCAGCCTCGCCGACGGGCAAAAGCTTTACGCCGACATCAAGGGCCGCATGGAGAAGATCGGCCGCGACCCCGAGCACCTGAAGATCCTGCCCGGCGCCTTCGTCGTCGGCGGCGACAGCGTCGAGGAAGCCAAGGAGAAGAGAGCAAAGCTCGACAGCATGGTGCATTACGACAGCGCCATCGCCTCGCTCTCGGTGCAGCTCGGGACGGATGCGTCCGGATTCGATCCCGACGGGCAGTTGCCGGAAATCCCCGAGACCAATGCCAGCAAGAGCGGCCGCCAACGCCTCGTCGATGCCGCCGCGCGCGACAAGCTCACCGTGCGCCAGCTCGCCCAGCGGGTCGGCGGCTATGGCGGGCTGTCGTTCGTCGGCACGCCCAAGACCATCGCCGACCAGATGGAAGACTGGCTGGTGAGCCGCGGCAGCGACGGCTTCAACATCATGTTCCCGTTCCTTCCGGCAGGGCTCGACGATTTCGTCGACAAGGTGGTGCCGGAACTGCAGCGGCGCGGGATTTTCCGGAAAGAGTATGAGGGCAAGACGTTGCGGGAGAATTTGGGGCTCCCAAGGCCGAAAAACCGGTTCTTTGAGGGTTAA
- the rpmG gene encoding 50S ribosomal protein L33: MAKAVTIKVKLVSTADTGFYYVAKKNSRTMTDKLVKKKYDPVARKHVEFKESKIK, translated from the coding sequence ATGGCCAAAGCGGTCACCATCAAGGTCAAGCTCGTTTCCACGGCGGATACCGGCTTCTACTACGTCGCCAAGAAGAATTCGCGCACCATGACCGACAAGCTGGTCAAGAAGAAGTACGACCCGGTCGCGCGCAAGCACGTCGAGTTCAAGGAATCGAAGATCAAGTAA
- a CDS encoding MFS transporter: protein MALLQILRPTLPILIGASVMLTLSMGLRQSLGLFMQPLTQDIRISVSDFTLALAVQNLAWGFLQPLAGALTVRYGFRPIMIVGALLYVAGLALMAGANGILSVMIGGGVLIGISLACTAAAIAMSVAARAVPASVRSTVLGLVSGAGSLGALLSAPIGQILNEGYGWRIGLVGFVVLSLLMIPAAWYAGRVDKVPLPKPADDEIDDASAAMATKMAFSNASFVVMTGAYFVCGMQLVFLTTHLPSYLAICGMDPMLSAQTLGMIGGFNVLGSIFFGWAGQRWNKLALLGGIYIFRSIALAWYFTLAPTQATTLLFGAIMGFLWMGVGPLVAGAVAEMFGLKWQAMIQGLAFMSHQVGSFLGAFGGGVLYDALGSYTMAWRIGVALGLAGGIIQVAFALIRPSGPPQMQTA, encoded by the coding sequence ATGGCCCTGCTGCAGATTCTGCGCCCCACACTGCCCATCCTGATCGGCGCATCCGTCATGCTCACGCTCAGCATGGGCCTGCGGCAATCGCTCGGCCTGTTCATGCAGCCGCTGACGCAGGACATCCGGATTTCGGTGTCCGATTTCACGCTGGCTCTCGCGGTGCAAAACCTCGCCTGGGGTTTCCTGCAGCCGCTCGCCGGGGCGCTGACGGTGCGCTACGGCTTTCGGCCCATTATGATTGTCGGTGCGCTGCTCTATGTCGCGGGCCTCGCGCTGATGGCGGGCGCCAACGGCATTCTCAGCGTCATGATCGGCGGCGGCGTGCTGATCGGCATCTCGCTGGCCTGCACTGCGGCGGCGATCGCGATGTCGGTCGCAGCCCGCGCGGTGCCGGCGTCGGTGCGCTCGACGGTGCTTGGCCTGGTCTCGGGTGCAGGATCGCTCGGCGCGCTGTTGTCGGCGCCGATCGGACAGATTCTCAACGAGGGCTATGGCTGGCGGATTGGCCTTGTCGGCTTCGTCGTGCTGTCGCTGCTGATGATTCCGGCCGCGTGGTACGCGGGGCGGGTGGACAAGGTCCCGCTGCCCAAGCCCGCCGATGACGAGATCGACGACGCTTCGGCTGCCATGGCGACGAAGATGGCATTCTCCAACGCTTCGTTCGTGGTGATGACCGGCGCCTACTTCGTCTGCGGCATGCAGCTCGTCTTTCTTACCACGCATCTGCCGTCTTATCTGGCGATCTGCGGCATGGACCCGATGCTGAGCGCGCAGACGCTCGGCATGATCGGCGGCTTCAACGTGCTCGGCAGCATCTTCTTCGGCTGGGCCGGCCAGCGCTGGAACAAGCTGGCGCTGCTCGGCGGCATCTACATCTTCCGCTCCATCGCGCTCGCCTGGTACTTCACGCTGGCGCCGACGCAGGCGACCACGCTGCTGTTCGGCGCCATCATGGGCTTTCTGTGGATGGGCGTTGGCCCGCTGGTCGCGGGCGCAGTGGCGGAAATGTTCGGCCTGAAGTGGCAGGCGATGATCCAGGGGCTCGCCTTCATGAGCCACCAGGTCGGCAGCTTCCTCGGCGCCTTTGGCGGCGGGGTGCTCTACGACGCGCTCGGCTCCTACACCATGGCGTGGCGGATCGGCGTCGCGCTGGGGCTGGCCGGCGGCATCATCCAGGTCGCGTTCGCGCTGATCCGGCCGAGCGGGCCGCCGCAGATGCAGACGGCTTAA
- a CDS encoding TetR/AcrR family transcriptional regulator yields MAPLPAKLDMKDRILETADRLFYLQGIRAVGVDTIAAEIGISKRTLYNHFPSKDALISAYLARRFVAPRASDKSPVEQILGTFDSLERRFSAKDFRGCPFVNAVAELGEDRSVRKVAVAFKESRRLWFRDLLLQLGVPDAEALATQLALLVDGSIAQDLVRNDPAMARAAKEAATVLLRNAGVKVGKTSTAAKQASKKPRTSSPA; encoded by the coding sequence ATGGCACCCCTGCCTGCCAAACTTGATATGAAGGACCGGATTCTCGAAACCGCAGATAGGCTGTTCTATCTGCAGGGAATTCGCGCGGTTGGCGTTGACACCATCGCCGCCGAAATCGGCATCAGCAAGCGCACGCTCTACAATCATTTTCCGTCCAAGGATGCGCTGATCTCGGCCTATCTGGCACGGCGCTTCGTGGCGCCGCGCGCTTCCGACAAGTCGCCGGTCGAACAGATTCTCGGCACCTTCGATTCGCTGGAACGGCGCTTTTCGGCCAAGGATTTTCGCGGCTGTCCGTTCGTCAATGCGGTGGCCGAACTCGGCGAAGACCGGTCGGTTCGAAAGGTGGCGGTCGCGTTCAAGGAAAGCCGCCGCCTCTGGTTTCGCGACTTGCTGCTGCAACTCGGCGTCCCGGATGCAGAAGCCCTGGCGACGCAACTCGCACTGCTCGTCGACGGCTCGATCGCGCAAGATCTCGTCCGCAACGACCCCGCGATGGCACGCGCGGCGAAGGAAGCGGCGACGGTGTTGCTACGGAATGCGGGCGTGAAGGTGGGCAAAACCAGTACAGCGGCAAAACAGGCATCGAAGAAGCCCCGGACCTCCTCACCAGCTTGA
- a CDS encoding serine hydrolase: protein MEDLKVTAKGYDFKPARTAMQRYIDNNLLSGISWAVMSGRDLIDVNCVGWADKEAQTPLRTDHIFRVFSNTKLITSCAVLLLFEEGKLGLDDAIEKFIPQLGNRRVLRPGAASLDDTEPARSSITIRQLLSHSSGLSYGFFDPGTAIYKALNERGVHNPMTTLADMVDVLAGLPLIYQPGTSWEYSLATDVLGRLVEVISGQSFDKFIKLRILDPLGMVDTGFVVPEKDQGRLVAYYAGADLMEPMKPGLTRTDNSPFPGAYLRPIARLSGGGGLVSTLHDMVALIRSLLPGGPTLLKPETIAQMMTNQLPESQWIRFATMGEQPGKAYTLAGGLIVKPTPFDHSDAAGELYWGGVAGTQWWISPRYNIAGVMMAQRQMAFVHPFSFEFKRLAYEAVKQGAEGMRVSA from the coding sequence ATGGAAGACCTGAAAGTGACCGCCAAGGGGTACGACTTCAAACCGGCACGCACGGCCATGCAACGCTATATCGACAACAACCTGCTGTCGGGCATTTCCTGGGCGGTCATGAGCGGGCGCGACCTCATCGATGTGAATTGCGTCGGCTGGGCCGACAAGGAGGCGCAGACGCCGCTGCGCACCGACCACATCTTCCGCGTCTTCTCCAACACCAAGCTGATCACCTCCTGCGCCGTTCTGTTGCTGTTCGAGGAAGGCAAACTTGGGCTCGACGACGCAATCGAGAAATTTATTCCGCAGCTCGGAAATCGCAGGGTGTTGCGACCCGGCGCCGCCTCGCTTGACGATACCGAGCCCGCGAGGAGCTCGATCACCATCCGTCAGTTGCTCAGCCACAGCTCCGGCCTGAGCTACGGCTTTTTCGATCCCGGCACCGCTATCTACAAGGCGCTGAACGAGCGCGGCGTTCACAATCCTATGACGACGCTGGCCGACATGGTGGACGTGCTGGCCGGCCTGCCGCTGATCTATCAGCCGGGCACCTCGTGGGAATATTCGCTTGCCACCGACGTGCTGGGGCGGCTGGTCGAAGTCATCAGCGGCCAGAGTTTTGACAAGTTCATCAAGCTGCGGATTCTCGATCCGCTCGGCATGGTCGATACCGGCTTCGTCGTGCCGGAAAAGGATCAGGGCCGGCTGGTCGCCTATTACGCCGGTGCAGACCTGATGGAGCCGATGAAGCCGGGGTTGACCCGAACCGACAACTCGCCTTTCCCAGGCGCTTATCTGCGCCCGATCGCGCGGCTCAGCGGCGGTGGCGGCCTGGTTTCGACGCTGCATGACATGGTGGCGCTGATCCGAAGTCTGCTGCCCGGCGGGCCGACGCTGCTCAAGCCGGAAACGATTGCGCAGATGATGACCAACCAGTTGCCCGAGAGCCAGTGGATCCGCTTTGCCACGATGGGAGAGCAGCCCGGCAAGGCCTATACCCTGGCCGGCGGCTTGATCGTGAAGCCGACGCCGTTCGATCATTCCGACGCGGCGGGTGAGCTCTATTGGGGCGGCGTCGCCGGCACCCAATGGTGGATCTCGCCGAGGTATAACATCGCGGGCGTCATGATGGCGCAGCGCCAGATGGCGTTCGTGCATCCGTTCTCGTTCGAGTTCAAGCGGCTGGCGTATGAGGCGGTGAAGCAAGGCGCCGAAGGAATGCGCGTCTCCGCGTAA